A region of Jonquetella anthropi DSM 22815 DNA encodes the following proteins:
- the rplE gene encoding 50S ribosomal protein L5, with protein sequence MTTARMQEKYTAEVVPFLQKEFSYSNVNCIPQIKKVVINIGVGDGKSDAKFIDAAANELGIISGQKAQVRRAKKSIAGFKLREGAPVGCFVTLRGVRMWEFLDRLLNVTLPRIKDFQGVSRTAFDGRGNYNLGLKEQLIFSEINYDKVISVRGMNISIVTSAKTDEEAMALLAKLGMPFAR encoded by the coding sequence ATGACGACAGCACGCATGCAAGAGAAATACACCGCGGAAGTGGTGCCTTTCTTGCAGAAAGAGTTCTCGTACAGCAACGTCAATTGCATCCCACAGATCAAGAAAGTAGTCATTAACATCGGCGTCGGCGACGGGAAGTCGGACGCAAAGTTCATTGATGCAGCAGCGAACGAGCTGGGCATCATCAGCGGTCAGAAAGCCCAGGTGCGCCGGGCGAAAAAGTCCATCGCTGGATTCAAGCTCCGCGAGGGCGCGCCGGTTGGGTGCTTCGTCACCCTTCGGGGCGTTCGGATGTGGGAATTCCTCGACCGGCTGCTGAACGTGACTCTTCCTCGAATCAAGGACTTTCAGGGTGTCAGCCGCACGGCGTTTGACGGCCGGGGCAACTACAACCTGGGTCTGAAGGAGCAGCTGATCTTCTCGGAAATCAACTACGACAAGGTCATCTCCGTGAGAGGCATGAATATTTCCATCGTCACGTCAGCTAAGACGGATGAAGAGGCTATGGCCCTGCTGGCAAAGCTGGGCATGCCGTTCGCTCGCTAG
- the rplF gene encoding 50S ribosomal protein L6 produces MSKIGRKPVVLPKGVSAEIKNGTITVKHDKNVLSMPLVDDIEVEIADGHISVSRANDEKPTKALHGMVRAMLHNMVVGVSEGYTKVLEIQGVGYRAAMQGKNLVLNLGFSHPVEITPPEGITFAVDGNTTIFVKGIDKQVVGQIASEIRSWRAPEPYKGKGIRYRGEYVRRKAGKTGSN; encoded by the coding sequence ATGTCGAAAATCGGTCGCAAGCCTGTCGTTCTGCCGAAGGGCGTCTCTGCGGAGATCAAGAACGGCACCATCACTGTCAAACACGATAAGAACGTACTGTCGATGCCGCTTGTTGACGACATCGAAGTCGAAATTGCCGACGGACACATCAGCGTCTCCCGAGCAAATGATGAAAAGCCCACGAAGGCCCTTCACGGCATGGTTCGGGCGATGCTTCACAACATGGTTGTCGGCGTGAGCGAAGGCTACACGAAGGTCTTGGAAATTCAAGGCGTCGGTTACCGCGCCGCCATGCAGGGGAAGAACTTGGTTCTGAACCTGGGATTCTCGCACCCTGTCGAGATCACCCCGCCGGAAGGGATTACCTTCGCGGTTGACGGGAACACGACGATCTTCGTTAAAGGTATTGATAAGCAGGTGGTCGGCCAGATCGCCAGTGAAATTCGCTCGTGGCGCGCTCCTGAGCCTTACAAGGGCAAGGGAATCCGTTACCGCGGCGAATACGTCCGGCGCAAGGCCGGTAAGACCGGCAGCAACTAA
- a CDS encoding adenylate kinase — MRLILLGAPGAGKGTQAEKIVERWHTAHISTGDILRENVKGGTELGKKAKGYMDSGKLVPDDLIVAMMEGRLKEPDCASGFILDGFPRTKGQAEALKELLGRMGLHLDGVVLLDVPDDVVVQRLCGRRCCRGCGKIYNVSFKPSSKGDHCEVCGGELFQRDDDKEAVIRQRLSVYHEQTAPLVEYYEAEGLLCRFDGTLAGDGIINAIAERFEGHE, encoded by the coding sequence ATGAGGCTTATTCTCCTTGGCGCGCCCGGCGCCGGAAAAGGAACTCAGGCTGAGAAAATCGTCGAACGCTGGCATACCGCGCATATTTCCACCGGAGACATCCTTCGGGAAAATGTAAAAGGCGGAACCGAGCTGGGCAAGAAAGCTAAGGGCTATATGGACTCGGGAAAACTTGTTCCTGATGACCTGATCGTCGCGATGATGGAAGGCCGGCTTAAAGAGCCGGACTGCGCGTCAGGCTTTATCCTTGACGGGTTCCCCCGGACCAAGGGGCAGGCTGAAGCGCTGAAAGAACTTCTCGGGCGAATGGGGCTCCATCTGGACGGAGTTGTCCTACTGGACGTTCCCGATGACGTTGTAGTTCAGCGCCTCTGCGGGCGGCGGTGCTGCCGCGGATGTGGGAAGATCTATAACGTCAGCTTCAAGCCGTCGTCCAAAGGCGATCACTGCGAAGTCTGCGGTGGAGAGCTGTTCCAGCGGGACGACGACAAAGAGGCAGTCATTCGTCAGAGGCTGTCGGTGTATCATGAACAAACCGCCCCTCTGGTGGAGTATTACGAAGCGGAGGGCCTGCTGTGCCGGTTTGACGGGACACTTGCAGGCGACGGAATTATCAACGCGATTGCTGAGCGGTTTGAGGGGCATGAATGA
- the rplO gene encoding 50S ribosomal protein L15 yields the protein MKLNELRPAPGAKRKPKRWGTGSGSGTGRTCGRGTKGYKARSGSSIRAGFEGGQMPMVRRIPKRGFNNYNFAKVYQIANLGAIAEIFNAGATITVNELFAFGLVRSMELPVKILASGELDKPLVIKASAFSAAAREKITAAGGTAEVI from the coding sequence ATGAAATTGAACGAACTTAGACCTGCTCCCGGAGCCAAGCGGAAGCCCAAGCGCTGGGGGACTGGTTCAGGCAGCGGAACAGGCCGGACCTGCGGCAGAGGCACGAAAGGATACAAGGCCCGTTCAGGGAGCAGTATCCGCGCTGGATTTGAAGGCGGTCAGATGCCGATGGTCCGCCGCATTCCCAAGCGGGGCTTCAACAACTACAACTTCGCGAAAGTCTATCAGATCGCCAATTTAGGCGCGATCGCTGAGATCTTCAACGCCGGAGCCACGATCACCGTGAACGAGCTTTTCGCTTTCGGACTGGTGAGATCCATGGAGCTTCCCGTCAAGATCTTGGCAAGCGGAGAGTTGGACAAGCCGCTGGTCATCAAGGCGTCCGCTTTCAGTGCTGCCGCTCGTGAGAAGATAACGGCTGCAGGTGGCACCGCTGAGGTGATCTGA
- the rplR gene encoding 50S ribosomal protein L18, with protein sequence MNKQKSRNAMRLLRHSRLRRRLSGTAAKPRLSVFRSLKEIYAQVIDDTVGHTLCSASTLDKGLRDALTGGHCTVAAAAEVGKLVAQRAIDKGISEVVFDRGGHAYHGRVAALAEAAREAGLKL encoded by the coding sequence ATGAATAAACAGAAAAGCAGAAACGCCATGCGTCTTCTTCGGCACAGCCGCCTTCGCCGCCGTTTGTCGGGTACCGCTGCTAAGCCGCGTCTTTCCGTTTTTCGCAGCTTGAAGGAAATCTACGCGCAGGTAATAGACGACACGGTGGGGCATACTCTGTGCTCCGCTTCGACGCTTGATAAAGGACTTCGGGATGCCCTGACCGGCGGTCACTGCACCGTTGCGGCGGCCGCTGAAGTTGGCAAGCTTGTCGCTCAGCGGGCTATCGACAAGGGAATTTCCGAGGTGGTTTTTGATCGCGGTGGCCACGCGTATCACGGCCGTGTTGCGGCATTAGCCGAGGCGGCTCGCGAAGCCGGCCTGAAGCTCTAA
- a CDS encoding type Z 30S ribosomal protein S14 — protein sequence MARKALKNKAALAPKFSTRGYNRCPLCGRIHGYMRVFNMCRLCFRKLAREGKIPGVVKSSW from the coding sequence ATGGCCCGAAAAGCACTGAAAAACAAGGCTGCTCTCGCCCCTAAATTCTCCACGCGAGGCTACAACCGCTGTCCGCTGTGCGGCCGCATTCATGGTTACATGAGAGTCTTTAACATGTGCCGTCTGTGCTTCCGCAAACTTGCCCGGGAAGGGAAGATCCCCGGGGTCGTCAAGTCTAGCTGGTAG
- the rpsE gene encoding 30S ribosomal protein S5 encodes MQMNDSKQQNASELIERVVAINRVSKTVKGGKRFRFSVLVVVGDGESKVGLGMGKAREISEAVRKGMESAKKAMVEMKHHGKTIPHPIVGRYGSTEVLLRPAYDGTGVIAGGVVRAIMELGGVKDVMTKVVARSNNPINVARATFSAIGAMRTRDEIFSLRGKKNPEVAEAKSNG; translated from the coding sequence ATGCAGATGAACGACAGCAAGCAGCAGAATGCCTCTGAGCTGATTGAGCGCGTTGTCGCGATCAACCGCGTCAGCAAGACGGTTAAGGGCGGTAAGCGCTTCCGCTTCAGCGTGCTGGTTGTGGTAGGCGACGGCGAGAGCAAAGTCGGACTTGGCATGGGCAAGGCCCGTGAAATCTCCGAAGCGGTCCGGAAGGGAATGGAGTCGGCCAAAAAAGCCATGGTCGAAATGAAGCACCACGGCAAGACCATTCCTCATCCCATCGTCGGTCGGTATGGCTCGACGGAAGTCCTGCTCCGTCCGGCATACGACGGGACCGGGGTTATCGCCGGCGGCGTCGTACGCGCCATCATGGAACTGGGCGGCGTGAAGGACGTCATGACCAAGGTTGTCGCTCGGAGCAACAACCCGATCAACGTTGCGCGCGCGACGTTCAGCGCTATCGGTGCGATGCGGACGCGCGATGAGATCTTCTCACTTCGGGGCAAGAAGAACCCTGAGGTCGCGGAGGCGAAGAGCAATGGCTAA
- the rpmD gene encoding 50S ribosomal protein L30: MAKLQIQWKRSTIGRPDRQDRTIRALGFTKLNSTVVHEDTPQIRGMIYAVRHLVEWKEIEE, translated from the coding sequence ATGGCTAAGCTGCAGATTCAGTGGAAGCGGAGCACTATAGGCCGTCCGGATCGTCAGGACCGTACTATTCGGGCCCTCGGTTTCACGAAGCTGAATTCGACCGTTGTTCACGAGGACACGCCCCAGATTCGCGGCATGATCTACGCTGTCCGCCATCTGGTGGAGTGGAAAGAGATCGAGGAATAA
- the rpsH gene encoding 30S ribosomal protein S8: MYVNDPIADMLTRIRNANTVRHESVDVPISKMKLAIAKILKSEGFIRNYKVINDPKKNYGTLKIFLSYGPNRERVTQGLTRVSKPGRRIYVGRDKLPRVMGGLGIAIISTSQGLKTDAEARVLGLGGEVICHVW; encoded by the coding sequence ATGTACGTGAACGACCCTATCGCGGATATGCTCACGAGGATTCGGAATGCCAACACGGTTCGCCACGAAAGCGTTGACGTGCCGATCAGCAAGATGAAGTTGGCAATCGCCAAGATCCTCAAAAGTGAGGGTTTCATCCGCAACTACAAAGTCATCAACGATCCGAAGAAGAATTACGGAACGCTTAAAATTTTCCTGAGCTACGGTCCCAACAGGGAGCGCGTCACTCAGGGGCTGACCCGGGTGAGCAAGCCCGGCCGGAGAATTTACGTGGGCAGGGACAAGCTGCCGAGAGTTATGGGCGGCTTGGGCATCGCGATCATTTCGACCTCTCAGGGTCTCAAGACCGACGCGGAAGCGCGCGTTTTGGGCCTAGGCGGCGAAGTAATCTGCCACGTTTGGTAG
- the secY gene encoding preprotein translocase subunit SecY — translation MANSFRDVFKLPELKRRIIFTLMMLLVFRIGAHIPTPGIDTAAMSHAFAGNGVLGFLDMFAGGALRRFSVFSLGVAPYINASIVMQLACVIFPTLERMQKEGPQGQKKLTQYTRWGAILFGFAQAIGLVFWLRRLGVFSGGSMDFFVAICTVVAGSIAVMWLGEEISDHGIGNGISVIIYAGIVARFPEGVIRTFGLLRDGQVGLITMLVALAIMVGVLAGAVLLQEGQRRLPVQYAKRVVGNRVYGGQSTFIPLRINQGGVMPIIFASSLLIFPYTILKFFDSQSVNRAAEALAPGSWLYSVLYVILIVFFTYFYTAMVFNPAEVAENMKKNGGFILGIRPGKPTADYIERVATRITMVGAAMLVVIALVPNVLTNVFGMTSFYFGGTAVLIVVGVALEIVQQVESQLLMRHYEGILKRGGGASGAGLLRF, via the coding sequence ATGGCCAACTCCTTCCGCGACGTCTTCAAGCTGCCGGAACTGAAACGCCGGATCATTTTCACGCTGATGATGCTGTTGGTGTTCCGGATTGGGGCTCACATTCCAACACCGGGAATTGATACGGCTGCCATGTCTCATGCATTTGCCGGCAATGGCGTGCTGGGATTCCTTGACATGTTCGCCGGCGGCGCTCTCAGACGGTTCAGCGTCTTTTCGTTGGGCGTCGCGCCGTACATTAACGCGAGCATCGTCATGCAGCTGGCGTGCGTGATTTTCCCCACGCTGGAGAGGATGCAGAAGGAAGGCCCTCAGGGGCAGAAAAAGCTTACTCAGTACACCCGCTGGGGAGCGATTTTGTTCGGTTTTGCTCAGGCGATCGGGTTGGTCTTTTGGCTTCGCCGGCTCGGCGTTTTTTCGGGCGGTTCGATGGACTTTTTCGTCGCTATCTGCACCGTTGTCGCCGGCTCAATAGCCGTCATGTGGCTGGGTGAAGAAATCAGCGACCACGGGATAGGCAACGGCATCTCGGTCATCATCTACGCCGGTATTGTCGCTCGGTTCCCAGAAGGCGTCATTCGGACCTTTGGTTTGCTGAGGGACGGACAGGTGGGACTTATCACCATGCTCGTCGCCTTAGCCATCATGGTCGGCGTTCTGGCCGGAGCAGTTCTGCTCCAAGAAGGCCAGCGGCGTCTGCCGGTTCAGTACGCCAAGCGAGTGGTTGGCAACCGTGTTTACGGCGGGCAGAGCACGTTCATCCCCCTGAGAATCAACCAGGGCGGCGTCATGCCCATCATCTTCGCCTCCTCGCTGCTGATCTTCCCGTACACGATTCTGAAGTTCTTTGACAGTCAGTCGGTCAACCGGGCTGCTGAAGCTCTGGCTCCTGGCAGTTGGCTGTACTCGGTGCTGTATGTCATCCTTATCGTGTTCTTCACGTACTTTTACACCGCGATGGTCTTTAACCCGGCCGAAGTGGCGGAGAACATGAAGAAAAACGGCGGATTTATCCTTGGTATCCGTCCCGGCAAACCGACTGCCGACTACATTGAGCGGGTAGCGACCCGCATCACCATGGTCGGCGCGGCCATGCTCGTGGTCATCGCCTTGGTGCCCAACGTTTTAACGAACGTGTTCGGCATGACGAGCTTCTACTTTGGCGGAACTGCAGTGCTGATCGTTGTCGGTGTTGCGCTTGAGATCGTCCAGCAAGTCGAGAGCCAGCTTCTCATGCGGCATTACGAAGGCATTTTGAAGCGCGGCGGCGGCGCCTCTGGCGCTGGACTGCTGAGGTTCTAA